In Corythoichthys intestinalis isolate RoL2023-P3 chromosome 11, ASM3026506v1, whole genome shotgun sequence, a single genomic region encodes these proteins:
- the cd40lg gene encoding CD40 ligand, producing MIDTYHSSLASPPPPLPPRHSQMFMKAQVAFAGHIILLRSVLALVMLHFLLTAGGFAFLFYTETKEKLPGSDAQTAFQQSSSRAFARMIVARMAHSSVQQSTSGFLQWNMKHSVRHHVNTYGSSWLTVLEPGDYMVFSRVTFSRAQPERPTASAVKLKRGPSAEETVAMRAYCSLDSSGSGQCTASVGEVMSLERGNQLSLWVQDLSLVDYSETATSFGIYKL from the exons ATGATCGACACATACCACAGTAGCTTGGCGTCCCCACCGCCGCCGCTGCCACCGCGCCACTCTcagatgttcatgaaggcacagGTGGCATTCGCGGGCCACATCATCTTGCTCCGCTCCGTTTTGGCACTTGTCATGCTGCACTTTCTCCTCACTGCTGGGGGTTTCGCCTTTTTGTTCTACACAGAAacaaag GAAAAGCTGCCAGGATCTGATG cGCAAACAGCTTTCCAACAAAGTTCCTCCAGAGCATTTGCCCGCATGATCGTGGCCAGGATGGCACACTCGTCAGTGCAGCAATCAACTT CAGGTTTCCTCCAGTGGAACATGAAACACTCAGTGCGGCATCATGTCAACACGTATGGAAGCAGCTGGCTGACTGTCCTGGAGCCTGGGGACTATATGGTCTTCTCCAGAGTGACCTTCTCCAGGGCCCAACCGGAGAGGCCCACGGCCAGTGCGGTCAAGTTGAAGCGAGGCCCGTCGGCCGAGGAGACAGTGGCCATGCGAGCTTACTGCAGCCTTGACTCCTCAGGATCGGGGCAGTGCACAGCTTCTGTAGGAGAGGTGATGTCATTGGAAAGGGGGAACCAGCTCAGTTTGTGGGTGCAGGACTTGTCGCTGGTGGACTACAGTGAAACGGCAACCAGCTTTGGGATTTACAAACTTTGA
- the tmtops3a gene encoding teleost multiple tissue opsin 3a → MVVHIRVSHNFSTLNSSLPPEPPDSAARGVGEADAPGGLSRGGHTAVAVCLGIILVAGIVNNSLTLLVFARFRCLWTPINVILLNISLSDVLVCVFGTPLSFAASVHGRWLIGEFGCRWYGFANSFFGIVSLVSLSVLSYERYTTVLRSSQVDISNFRKAWLCIGGCWLYALFWTMPPLLGWSSYGPEGPGTTCSVQWHLRSPGSVSYVLCLFIFCLLLPLLLMVYSYGCILVTIRRMGKLNPLTAQRREHRILRMVLTLVSCYLLCWMPYGVVALVTTFGSSQLVAPSTSVVPSVLAKFSTVINPIIYVFFNNQFSRCLVAFVKCKAKPPSVQAAQPGLRSQSSPWLHDLFPGIRRRHSLANATDPSLDGSRRALVVHYTPPGPFRTVSLQTDKR, encoded by the exons ATGGTAGTCCACATCCGCGTCTCCCACAACTTCAGCACGTTGAACAGCAGCCTACCGCCGGAGCCCCCGGACAGCGCTGCGCGCGGAGTCGGTGAAGCGGACGCTCCAGGTGGCTTGAGTCGTGGCGGTCACACAGCGGTGGCAGTGTGCCTGGGCATCATCTTGGTAGCGGGAATCGTCAACAACTCCCTGACGCTGCTGGTGTTTGCTCGATTCCGGTGCTTGTGGACCCCCATCAATGTGATCCTACTCAACATCAGCCTGAGCGATGTGCTGGTGTGCGTATTCGGGACCCCGCTGAGCTTTGCCGCCAGTGTGCACGGACGCTGGCTCATCGGGGAGTTTGGCTGCAGGTGGTACGGATTCGCAAACTCATTCTTTG GGATCGTGTCTCTGGTCTCCTTGTCCGTCCTCTCGTACGAACGCTACACCACAGTTCTGCGTTCCTCCCAAGTGGACATCTCAAACTTCCGGAAAGCCTGGTTGTGCATCGGAGGCTGCTGGCTTTATGCCCTCTTCTGGACAATGCCTCCCTTGCTGGGCTGGAGCAGCTATGGACCTGAAGGTCCCGGGACAACTTGTTCGGTCCAGTGGCACCTGCGCTCACCCGGCAGCGTCTCTTATGTGCTGTGCCTCTTCATCTTCTGTCTGCTGCTGCCGCTTCTTCTCATGGTCTACTCTTACGGATGCATCCTGGTCACCATTAGACGC ATGGGGAAGCTCAACCCTCTGACAGCACAGCGTCGAGAACATCGTATCCTGAGGATGGTGCTGACATTGGTTTCGTGCTACCTGTTGTGTTGGATGCCCTACGGCGTGGTGGCCTTGGTTACCACATTTGGGAGCTCACAGTTGGTCGCACCCTCCACCAGCGTGGTGCCCTCAGTCCTGGCCAAGTTCAGCACCGTCATCAACCCCATCATCTATGTATTCTTCAACAACCAG TTTTCCCGCTGCCTCGTTGCCTTTGTCAAGTGCAAAGCGAAGCCCCCGTCAGTCCAAGCAGCACAGCCTGGCCTGAGGTCGCAGAGTTCACCATGGTTACATGACTTATTCCCCGGTATACGCCGACGCCACTCCCTCGCCAATGCTACTGACCCCAGCCTGGACGGTAGCCGCCGTGCTCTTGTCGTCCACTACACTCCGCCTGGACCTTTTCGGACTGTCAGTCTCCAGACTGACAAAAGGTGA